The following proteins come from a genomic window of Proteiniphilum propionicum:
- the tsaB gene encoding tRNA (adenosine(37)-N6)-threonylcarbamoyltransferase complex dimerization subunit type 1 TsaB has product MCTILSIETSTPVCSCSLSSDGKMLLSKVSYKGQSHASLLGLFVQEIMEYSRKNNLLLDAIAVSSGPGSYTGLRIGVSEAKGLSYGLGIPLIAIPTSLIMASMVTDRVGYDALLCPMIDARRMEAYTTFFDKTLNVIRKTSADIVDSNSYSDLLREKKIVFFGNGALKCESVITHRNASFIRDIHPLASGMMLLAEKAFKERDFADVAYFEPFYLKEFVATVPKNKIININK; this is encoded by the coding sequence ATGTGCACCATACTTTCTATTGAAACATCTACCCCCGTTTGCTCCTGTTCACTTTCCAGTGACGGGAAAATGCTACTAAGTAAAGTAAGCTATAAAGGGCAGTCTCATGCATCATTACTGGGCCTTTTTGTTCAGGAGATCATGGAGTATTCGAGGAAAAACAATCTCTTGCTTGATGCAATTGCTGTAAGCAGCGGTCCCGGCTCCTACACAGGCCTTCGTATAGGTGTGTCGGAAGCAAAAGGGTTGAGTTACGGACTGGGCATCCCGCTCATTGCCATACCTACCTCACTCATCATGGCCTCTATGGTCACAGACAGGGTAGGGTATGATGCTTTGCTATGCCCGATGATTGATGCACGAAGAATGGAGGCCTATACCACCTTTTTCGACAAAACGTTGAATGTGATTCGCAAAACCTCTGCCGATATCGTTGATAGCAATAGTTACTCCGATCTTCTTAGAGAGAAAAAGATTGTTTTTTTTGGGAACGGCGCATTAAAATGCGAATCTGTTATCACACATCGCAACGCATCATTTATCAGAGATATCCATCCGTTAGCTTCAGGTATGATGTTGTTAGCAGAAAAAGCATTCAAGGAAAGAGATTTTGCAGATGTGGCCTATTTTGAACCTTTTTATCTGAAAGAATTTGTTGCAACAGTGCCAAAAAATAAAATCATTAACATAAATAAATGA
- a CDS encoding RNA recognition motif domain-containing protein, with amino-acid sequence MNIFVAGLSYQITDADLKELFEEYGEVSSAKIITDRETRRSKGYGFVEMSDDAEGQRAIEELNDAEYDGRTLSVSVARPRTEGDRPRSNRGGGYGNRERNRY; translated from the coding sequence ATGAACATTTTTGTAGCCGGCTTAAGTTATCAGATTACTGATGCCGATTTAAAAGAACTTTTTGAGGAGTATGGTGAAGTTTCCTCAGCAAAAATTATCACTGACCGGGAAACCCGTCGCTCAAAAGGCTACGGTTTTGTGGAGATGTCCGACGATGCAGAAGGACAGCGTGCCATTGAAGAACTTAATGATGCTGAATACGATGGACGTACACTGTCTGTATCTGTAGCACGTCCCCGTACCGAAGGCGATCGCCCAAGAAGTAACCGCGGAGGCGGTTACGGAAACCGCGAAAGAAACAGGTATTAA
- a CDS encoding M3 family metallopeptidase produces the protein MKKTLLITICVMIMMTAPAQENPFFSPFATPHGTAPFDKIRTEHFEPAFDKAMKDHQSEIDEIIANKEGPSFQNTIEAMEYSGEMLNRVSNVFFNLLSAESSEEMMEISQRLSPKLSEHSNNINLNEALFSRVKSVYDTRHSTLLTPEQIRLVEKYYESFENSGATLTPEDKKKYRELSMELSKVSLEFGQNNLRETNAYEMLLTDKSDIEGLPESLVDAAFAKAKMKGKAGWLIDLSAPSYIGFMKYSTRRDLREKLYLAYNTKGVGGGEFDNRENVRKIVNLRLQIANLLGYKNYSEYILRNRMAKNGEAVYALLNKLADAFGTIASKEVKDIQDFAVQMEKKAIDLQPWDWSFYADKLKDKRFKLNDEMTRPYFELENVKKGVFGLATDLYGLQFVKNPAISVYHPEVEAFDVLDEDGNFLSVLYTDFHPREGKQSGAWMTSYKGQYIRDGRDSRPHVSIVMNFTRPTETKPALLTFDEVNTFLHEFGHALHGMLARSTYETLSGTSVYRDFVELPSHIMENWLVQKEYLDKFASHYLTGEKMPDDLLQKIVDASNYNTGYATLRQLSFGYLDMAWHSLEKPFEGDVRAFEKEAMAHVQLLPVVPAACMSTSFGHIFSGGYAAGYYSYKWAEVMDADAFSVFKKNGIFNKETAASFRGNILEKGNTEDPMSLYKRFRGQEPSVEALLIRNGIEM, from the coding sequence ATGAAGAAAACCTTATTAATAACTATCTGTGTAATGATTATGATGACAGCACCGGCACAAGAGAACCCTTTTTTTTCCCCTTTTGCCACACCGCATGGAACAGCTCCGTTCGACAAGATCAGAACCGAACATTTTGAACCTGCTTTCGATAAGGCAATGAAAGATCATCAGTCTGAGATTGATGAAATAATAGCTAATAAAGAGGGCCCGTCTTTTCAAAACACTATTGAAGCGATGGAATATTCGGGCGAGATGCTGAACCGTGTGAGCAACGTATTCTTTAATCTGCTGAGTGCTGAGAGCAGTGAAGAGATGATGGAAATCTCTCAGCGGTTAAGTCCGAAGCTGTCGGAACATTCCAATAATATCAACCTGAATGAAGCTCTTTTCAGTCGTGTAAAGTCTGTATATGATACACGTCATTCAACCCTCCTTACACCAGAACAGATTCGTCTGGTAGAGAAATATTACGAAAGTTTTGAAAACAGCGGCGCAACACTTACCCCGGAAGACAAAAAAAAGTATCGCGAACTGTCGATGGAGTTAAGTAAGGTTTCGCTTGAATTTGGACAAAACAACCTGCGAGAGACCAATGCTTATGAGATGCTGCTTACTGATAAATCAGATATTGAAGGCCTCCCCGAAAGTCTGGTTGATGCTGCTTTTGCCAAGGCAAAAATGAAAGGGAAGGCGGGGTGGCTGATCGACCTCTCGGCGCCCAGTTACATAGGTTTTATGAAATATTCCACTCGTCGAGATTTGCGGGAGAAGTTGTATTTGGCTTACAATACCAAAGGTGTTGGAGGAGGTGAGTTTGATAACCGTGAGAATGTAAGGAAAATAGTGAATCTCCGTTTACAGATTGCCAATTTGCTGGGATATAAAAACTACTCGGAGTATATCCTTAGGAACCGGATGGCTAAAAATGGGGAGGCTGTATATGCCTTGCTTAATAAGCTGGCTGATGCTTTCGGAACTATAGCTAGTAAAGAGGTGAAGGATATACAGGATTTTGCCGTACAGATGGAGAAGAAGGCTATTGACCTGCAACCATGGGACTGGAGCTTCTATGCAGACAAGCTTAAAGATAAACGTTTTAAGCTTAACGACGAGATGACGCGCCCCTATTTTGAGCTCGAAAATGTGAAAAAAGGTGTTTTTGGGCTTGCAACGGACCTTTACGGGTTGCAGTTTGTGAAAAACCCGGCTATTTCAGTCTATCATCCAGAGGTTGAGGCTTTTGATGTGCTTGATGAGGATGGGAACTTTCTTTCTGTCCTCTACACCGATTTCCATCCGCGCGAAGGAAAACAATCCGGTGCATGGATGACCTCATACAAGGGACAGTATATAAGGGACGGAAGAGACAGCAGGCCTCATGTATCCATAGTAATGAATTTTACCAGGCCAACGGAAACCAAGCCTGCATTGCTTACCTTCGATGAAGTGAATACGTTTTTGCATGAGTTTGGCCATGCCTTGCACGGAATGCTGGCACGAAGCACATATGAGACTTTATCAGGGACGAGTGTTTATCGCGATTTTGTGGAGCTGCCTTCCCATATCATGGAGAACTGGCTAGTACAAAAAGAGTATCTCGATAAATTTGCTTCTCATTATCTGACAGGAGAGAAAATGCCGGATGATTTATTGCAAAAAATAGTAGATGCCTCAAACTACAACACTGGTTATGCTACATTACGCCAGCTATCGTTCGGTTATCTTGATATGGCATGGCACTCTCTTGAAAAACCCTTTGAGGGAGATGTCCGTGCATTTGAAAAGGAGGCCATGGCTCATGTGCAATTGTTGCCGGTTGTGCCCGCTGCATGCATGTCCACATCCTTCGGTCATATTTTTTCAGGGGGATATGCAGCAGGCTACTATAGTTATAAATGGGCAGAAGTGATGGACGCCGATGCTTTTTCGGTATTCAAAAAGAATGGGATCTTCAATAAGGAGACTGCAGCCTCATTCAGGGGCAATATTCTTGAAAAAGGAAACACTGAAGACCCAATGTCACTCTACAAGCGGTTTAGAGGGCAAGAACCATCAGTTGAAGCGCTGCTTATTAGAAATGGAATTGAGATGTAA
- a CDS encoding PhoH family protein, which yields MATTESKTKEKAKTTRTKSKTKTTAPGAKKNFILDTNVILHDFKCLDNFEENDIYIPFVVLEELDKFKKGNEQINFNARAFVRELDLITDDDLFTNGADLGVGRGKLYIVNVSGENKKITDAFPERTPDNRILSVVDDIACKLPEMKTILVSKDINLRMKARSLGIMAEDYINDKVTNVDIFAKGETVIEGISPDLIDRLYSQPTGVDMDEFDFEIQLDPNQCFVLKSDRNSVLSRYNPFTQKINKIEKEPNFGIQPRNAEQAFALEILNDQEIKLVGLTGKAGTGKTLLALASALKQNKIYNHILLARPIVSLSNKDLGYLPGDEKQKIAPYMQPLFDNLNVIKSQLGQNSSELRLIDELQKSGQLEIEALAFIRGRSLTGTFCIIDEAQNLTPHEVKTIITRAGEGTKMVFTGDLQQIDSPYLDMQSNGLAYMIDKMRGQNLFGHVNLVKGERSELSEMASNLL from the coding sequence ATGGCAACAACTGAAAGTAAAACCAAGGAAAAAGCAAAGACAACCCGCACAAAGAGTAAAACCAAAACCACAGCTCCCGGAGCAAAAAAAAACTTTATCCTCGACACGAATGTGATTTTGCACGATTTCAAATGTCTCGACAATTTTGAGGAGAACGACATCTACATTCCGTTTGTGGTCCTAGAAGAGTTGGATAAATTCAAAAAAGGAAACGAACAGATCAATTTCAATGCACGTGCATTTGTGCGCGAATTGGATCTTATAACCGATGACGATTTGTTCACTAACGGTGCCGATCTAGGTGTTGGTAGAGGTAAGTTGTACATAGTGAATGTATCAGGTGAGAACAAAAAGATAACTGATGCATTCCCCGAACGTACTCCCGACAACCGTATTCTTTCCGTGGTAGACGATATTGCCTGCAAGCTCCCGGAAATGAAGACCATCCTTGTCTCCAAAGATATCAATCTGAGAATGAAGGCACGTTCTCTTGGAATTATGGCGGAAGATTATATTAACGACAAGGTTACAAATGTCGATATTTTCGCAAAGGGGGAAACGGTTATCGAGGGTATTAGCCCCGATCTGATCGATAGACTGTATTCTCAACCTACCGGAGTGGATATGGATGAGTTCGATTTTGAGATCCAACTCGATCCCAACCAGTGCTTTGTCCTTAAAAGTGATAGAAATAGCGTCCTGTCAAGATACAATCCGTTCACACAGAAAATAAACAAGATAGAAAAAGAGCCCAATTTCGGTATCCAGCCACGCAATGCAGAACAGGCTTTTGCTTTAGAGATTTTGAACGACCAGGAGATAAAACTGGTAGGCCTTACCGGGAAAGCAGGTACTGGCAAAACGCTTCTTGCACTGGCTTCAGCCCTAAAACAAAACAAGATTTATAATCACATACTGCTGGCACGCCCTATTGTTTCACTGTCTAACAAGGATCTTGGATATTTACCTGGCGACGAAAAACAGAAGATTGCCCCCTATATGCAACCTCTGTTCGATAATCTTAACGTTATAAAATCACAACTGGGACAAAACAGTTCAGAACTCAGACTGATTGACGAACTGCAGAAATCAGGACAGCTAGAGATTGAAGCCCTGGCATTTATCCGCGGACGGAGCCTCACTGGAACATTCTGTATTATTGATGAGGCGCAGAATCTTACTCCGCATGAAGTGAAGACTATTATAACACGAGCAGGTGAAGGAACCAAAATGGTGTTTACAGGAGACCTTCAACAGATCGACTCACCTTATCTGGATATGCAGTCCAACGGATTGGCATATATGATTGATAAGATGCGCGGACAAAATCTGTTCGGACATGTAAACTTGGTAAAAGGTGAACGGAGTGAGCTATCGGAAATGGCCAGCAATCTTTTGTAG
- the hisS gene encoding histidine--tRNA ligase: MQKPSIPKGTRDFSPEEMAKRNYIFNIISEVYRLYGFRQIETPAMENLDTLMGKYGEEGDKLLFKILNSGDFLSAMSTDDITEGNPARTANKISEKGLRYDLTVPFARYVVMHRNEISFPFKRYQIQPVWRADRPQKGRYREFFQCDADIVGSDSLLNEVELVQIIDEVFSRLKVRVCVKINNRKILSGIAEIIGEADKITDITVAIDKLDKIGLDKVNEELASKGIAPGSIEKLQPIIMLSGDTSVKLNTLRLELASSEIGMKGIEEMEFIFNKIRLLELKNEVELDLTLARGLNYYTGSIIEVKALDVEIGSITGGGRYDNLTGIFGLPGVSGVGISFGADRIFDVLTQLNLFPDNSTHITDVLFVNFGEKEHDFILPFIMDLRRAGISCELYPEATKIKKQMSYAHNNRIPFVAIVGENEMKEGKITLKNMESGKQELVTPEEFIKLIK, encoded by the coding sequence ATGCAAAAGCCCTCAATACCCAAAGGTACACGTGATTTTTCGCCAGAAGAGATGGCGAAACGGAACTATATTTTCAATATTATCAGTGAAGTTTATCGCCTCTACGGCTTTCGCCAGATTGAGACGCCCGCGATGGAGAACCTCGACACGCTGATGGGAAAATACGGAGAGGAGGGCGATAAGCTGCTGTTCAAAATTCTCAACTCAGGTGATTTCCTGTCGGCTATGAGCACCGATGATATTACCGAAGGTAATCCGGCGAGGACGGCTAACAAGATCTCTGAAAAAGGGCTTCGCTACGACCTCACCGTTCCTTTCGCGCGGTATGTGGTAATGCACCGTAACGAGATCTCATTCCCTTTTAAAAGGTATCAGATACAGCCTGTATGGCGGGCCGACCGTCCCCAGAAAGGTCGTTACCGAGAGTTTTTCCAGTGCGATGCCGATATTGTTGGTTCCGACTCTCTCCTTAACGAGGTGGAACTGGTGCAAATTATTGATGAGGTCTTTTCACGTCTGAAAGTTCGTGTATGTGTAAAGATCAACAACCGCAAGATCCTTTCCGGTATTGCTGAAATAATTGGCGAAGCTGATAAAATCACAGATATCACTGTGGCTATAGATAAGCTCGATAAAATAGGATTGGACAAGGTTAATGAAGAGCTGGCCTCAAAAGGTATAGCACCCGGGTCAATAGAAAAGCTGCAGCCTATTATAATGTTAAGCGGCGACACCAGTGTAAAGCTTAACACGCTGAGGCTTGAACTCGCATCGTCTGAGATCGGCATGAAAGGGATTGAAGAAATGGAGTTTATCTTCAATAAGATCAGACTCCTGGAATTAAAAAATGAAGTGGAGCTAGACCTTACTCTTGCACGCGGGCTCAACTATTACACGGGCAGCATCATCGAAGTAAAAGCTTTAGATGTGGAAATAGGCAGTATAACGGGTGGAGGGCGTTACGACAACCTCACCGGTATTTTTGGCCTTCCAGGCGTGTCGGGTGTAGGCATCTCATTCGGTGCCGACCGTATTTTCGACGTGCTCACTCAGCTTAACCTCTTTCCCGATAATTCAACGCATATCACTGATGTCCTGTTCGTTAATTTCGGAGAAAAGGAGCATGATTTTATACTGCCCTTTATAATGGACTTGCGACGTGCCGGTATAAGTTGTGAGCTCTATCCCGAAGCAACAAAAATAAAAAAACAGATGTCCTATGCCCATAACAACCGAATCCCGTTTGTTGCAATCGTGGGTGAAAACGAAATGAAAGAAGGTAAAATCACGCTAAAAAATATGGAATCGGGAAAGCAGGAACTAGTAACTCCCGAAGAATTTATTAAACTGATAAAATAA
- a CDS encoding ABC-F family ATP-binding cassette domain-containing protein, with protein sequence MLSIENLTVEFGGFTLLDQISFVLNKNERVALVGKNGAGKSTLLKIIAGIQNPSHGIISYPKEATIGYLPQQMTLNDTRTVRDETSLAFAHLKKMEKELKHLHAELAERTDYESETYHTIIERATDLQELLQMSGIHNFEAEVEKTLMGLGFKRDDLDRLTREFSGGWRMRIELAKILLQAPDVLLLDEPTNHLDIESIQWLENFLATHANAVILVSHDRAFLDTVTNRTIEIVLGEIHDYKVSYSKYVDLRRERREQQLRAYENQQKQIKDTEEFIERFRYKATKSNQVQSRIKQLEKIERIEIDEVDNSRLNLKFPPAPRSGSYPIIMEDVSKSYGNHIVFKDVTITIERGEKVAFVGKNGEGKSTLVKCIMNEIDHGGRLVLGHNVKIGYFAQNQAQLLDENLTVFETIDYVAVGDIRTRIRDILGAFMFGGETSEKKVQVLSGGERSRLAMIRLLLEPVNLLILDEPTNHLDMASKDVLKKSIGEFDGTAIIVSHDRDFLDGLVTKVYEFGNGRVLEHLGGIYDFLSKKRLESLKQLEVNHANTPKPEEKQAQPSESKLSYQEQKEQNRKQRKLERQIEEAESRIELLEKKIYTMETELATPEGASNVEMLQAYLDTKTNLDRIMNNWERLTLELESF encoded by the coding sequence ATGCTTTCGATAGAAAACCTTACCGTTGAATTTGGCGGCTTCACTTTGCTAGATCAGATATCGTTCGTACTCAATAAGAACGAACGCGTGGCTCTTGTGGGTAAAAACGGTGCAGGCAAATCTACGCTGCTGAAAATTATTGCCGGCATCCAAAACCCTTCACACGGTATCATTTCATATCCAAAAGAGGCCACTATCGGCTACCTGCCACAGCAGATGACTCTCAACGACACACGAACTGTAAGAGATGAAACTTCATTGGCGTTCGCTCACCTTAAAAAGATGGAGAAGGAATTGAAGCACCTGCATGCCGAACTTGCCGAACGTACCGATTATGAATCGGAAACATATCATACAATAATCGAGCGCGCAACGGACCTGCAGGAGCTGCTGCAAATGTCGGGCATACATAATTTCGAGGCAGAGGTGGAGAAGACATTGATGGGACTGGGATTCAAGCGAGATGATTTAGACCGCCTTACCCGGGAATTCAGCGGTGGCTGGCGTATGCGCATCGAACTGGCAAAGATTCTTCTGCAGGCACCTGATGTTTTATTGCTTGACGAGCCTACCAATCACCTCGACATAGAATCTATCCAGTGGTTGGAGAACTTTCTTGCCACACATGCCAATGCCGTCATACTTGTCTCTCACGACCGCGCTTTTCTGGATACAGTAACTAACCGTACCATTGAAATTGTGTTGGGCGAAATTCACGACTACAAGGTTAGCTATAGCAAGTATGTTGATTTGAGGCGTGAACGGCGTGAGCAGCAGCTGCGAGCATACGAAAACCAGCAGAAACAGATTAAAGACACAGAAGAGTTCATTGAACGATTTAGATACAAGGCAACCAAATCGAATCAGGTTCAATCGCGTATTAAGCAGTTAGAGAAGATTGAACGTATAGAAATAGATGAAGTGGATAACTCTCGCCTCAACCTGAAATTTCCCCCTGCACCACGGTCGGGATCCTATCCCATCATTATGGAAGATGTATCTAAGAGCTATGGCAATCATATTGTATTCAAGGATGTTACCATAACCATTGAGCGTGGCGAGAAGGTGGCGTTCGTGGGGAAGAACGGCGAAGGGAAATCAACACTGGTAAAGTGTATAATGAACGAAATCGATCACGGGGGAAGGCTTGTACTGGGACATAATGTGAAGATTGGATATTTTGCCCAGAACCAGGCACAGCTACTCGATGAAAACCTGACGGTCTTCGAAACTATCGACTATGTTGCCGTAGGAGATATCCGTACCAGGATACGCGATATTCTGGGTGCTTTTATGTTTGGAGGTGAGACTTCGGAAAAAAAAGTACAGGTATTGTCGGGTGGTGAACGCAGCCGCCTGGCAATGATTCGCCTGTTGCTGGAGCCCGTGAATCTGCTTATTCTGGATGAGCCTACCAACCACCTGGATATGGCATCGAAAGATGTGTTGAAAAAATCCATCGGGGAGTTCGACGGAACGGCGATAATTGTTTCGCACGACCGAGATTTTCTGGATGGGCTGGTCACAAAAGTGTATGAGTTTGGCAATGGTAGGGTATTGGAACACCTTGGCGGAATCTACGATTTCCTGTCGAAAAAAAGACTTGAGAGCCTGAAACAGCTGGAAGTAAACCATGCCAACACTCCTAAACCGGAGGAGAAGCAGGCACAGCCATCGGAGAGCAAGCTATCCTATCAGGAACAGAAGGAGCAGAACCGCAAGCAGCGAAAACTGGAGAGGCAGATTGAAGAAGCAGAAAGCAGGATAGAGCTTCTTGAGAAAAAAATTTATACGATGGAAACAGAGTTGGCAACACCGGAAGGTGCATCGAACGTAGAAATGCTACAGGCTTATCTCGACACTAAAACCAACCTTGACCGTATAATGAATAATTGGGAGCGCCTGACACTGGAACTTGAAAGTTTTTAG
- a CDS encoding 1-acyl-sn-glycerol-3-phosphate acyltransferase → MGKQISKFIFNKILGWQISGKYPVISRCVIAVAPHTSNWDFVVAKLGYSSIGRTANFLMKREWFVFPFNLLFKNIGGIPVDRGKSSSLTNTLAEEFEKREHMQLAITPEGTRKPVKEWKKGFYFIALKAGVPIVLIGLDYGKKEALFLGLFHPTGDYESDIVKIKSYFKNIQPKKPENFIIPI, encoded by the coding sequence ATGGGAAAACAGATAAGTAAATTCATTTTTAACAAAATACTCGGATGGCAAATATCCGGTAAATATCCGGTTATCTCCAGATGTGTGATTGCAGTGGCACCCCACACGAGCAACTGGGATTTTGTTGTTGCCAAACTTGGTTACTCTTCCATTGGGCGAACAGCTAATTTTCTGATGAAGAGGGAATGGTTTGTATTTCCTTTCAATCTGCTGTTTAAAAATATCGGTGGAATACCGGTTGACAGAGGCAAAAGTTCTTCACTTACAAATACTTTGGCTGAGGAATTTGAAAAAAGGGAACATATGCAGCTTGCCATCACCCCCGAAGGAACCCGCAAACCGGTAAAAGAGTGGAAAAAGGGGTTCTATTTTATAGCTCTTAAGGCTGGTGTTCCCATCGTGCTTATAGGGTTGGATTATGGAAAGAAAGAGGCTTTGTTCCTCGGACTTTTTCATCCAACAGGTGATTATGAGAGTGATATCGTGAAAATTAAATCATATTTTAAAAATATTCAACCCAAGAAACCTGAAAACTTCATTATTCCTATATAA
- the dinB gene encoding DNA polymerase IV — MNRKIIHIDMDAFYASIEQRDNPEYRGRPVAVGYGERRGVVAAASYEARRYGVHSAMPSLTALRKCPHIIFVMPRFDVYRSVSNQIMQIFLEYTDKVEPLSLDEAFLDVTVNHKGIGSATLIAKEIKQKIFNRTRLTASAGVSYNKFLAKIASDFKKPDGLFIIGPEEAETFVEKLPVNKFFGVGKVTAKRMEELGIRTGFDLKQWAEIDLVREFGKAGITYFLFARGIDDREVESERVRKSLGAEETFLEDLDEIVDILGALDQIALEVCRRAKKRKFLAKTLTLKIKYADFTVITRSKTVNYFIKTYEEIFELGKELLLQVEDIQERKIRLMGLTLKNAHAGQEFLQLDGIQLSFDFKD; from the coding sequence ATGAACCGTAAGATTATCCATATTGATATGGATGCATTCTATGCTTCCATTGAACAGCGCGACAATCCTGAGTATCGTGGTAGGCCCGTTGCTGTGGGTTATGGTGAAAGGAGGGGCGTTGTTGCTGCAGCAAGCTACGAAGCACGCCGGTATGGAGTTCATTCTGCAATGCCCTCTTTAACAGCGTTACGGAAATGCCCGCATATTATCTTTGTGATGCCTCGGTTCGATGTTTACAGGTCGGTATCAAACCAGATAATGCAGATCTTTCTTGAATATACTGATAAGGTTGAGCCGTTATCTCTCGATGAGGCCTTCCTTGATGTGACGGTTAACCATAAAGGTATCGGTTCCGCTACGCTCATTGCCAAAGAGATTAAGCAGAAAATATTTAACCGGACACGTCTTACTGCATCAGCGGGCGTGTCATATAATAAATTTTTAGCAAAGATAGCTTCTGACTTCAAAAAGCCGGACGGGTTGTTCATAATTGGACCGGAAGAAGCTGAGACTTTTGTTGAAAAATTACCTGTTAACAAGTTCTTTGGCGTAGGAAAGGTTACGGCTAAAAGGATGGAAGAGCTGGGTATAAGAACCGGATTCGATTTGAAACAGTGGGCAGAGATTGATCTGGTGCGTGAGTTCGGAAAGGCAGGAATTACCTATTTCCTTTTTGCCAGAGGGATTGACGATAGGGAGGTGGAGTCGGAGAGGGTTCGTAAATCGCTTGGTGCTGAAGAGACATTTTTGGAAGACCTGGATGAGATTGTAGATATTCTGGGAGCACTTGATCAGATTGCTCTTGAAGTATGCAGGAGAGCCAAGAAACGAAAATTTCTCGCTAAAACACTTACGCTGAAAATTAAATATGCCGATTTTACCGTGATAACAAGAAGCAAAACCGTGAACTATTTTATTAAAACTTATGAAGAGATTTTTGAGTTGGGAAAAGAGCTGCTACTACAGGTCGAAGATATTCAGGAGAGGAAAATACGTCTTATGGGGCTTACCTTGAAAAACGCTCATGCCGGTCAGGAATTTCTACAGTTGGATGGTATCCAGTTATCTTTCGACTTCAAAGATTGA
- a CDS encoding cold-shock protein, producing the protein MAKSNSFSKREIEKNKRQKRKEKQQKREERKNTPPSSFEDMIAYVDENGVITDTPPNPVMKPKVKMEDIEISTPKKEDIEDPILKGRVEYFNHDKGYGFIKNAGSMDKYFFHISNAPSSISERDVVSFELERGQKGMNAVRISFADKSQSLEPGN; encoded by the coding sequence ATGGCTAAATCAAATTCATTTAGTAAAAGAGAAATAGAGAAAAATAAAAGACAAAAGAGAAAAGAAAAACAACAGAAAAGAGAAGAAAGGAAAAACACTCCACCCAGCTCATTTGAGGATATGATAGCTTATGTTGATGAGAACGGTGTTATTACAGATACACCACCCAATCCTGTAATGAAGCCAAAAGTAAAGATGGAAGACATTGAAATATCTACTCCGAAGAAAGAAGATATTGAAGATCCTATATTAAAGGGTCGTGTTGAATATTTTAACCATGATAAAGGATATGGCTTTATTAAGAATGCAGGAAGTATGGATAAATATTTTTTTCATATCAGTAACGCACCTTCCTCCATTTCAGAAAGAGATGTGGTATCATTCGAACTGGAACGTGGTCAGAAAGGCATGAATGCCGTGAGAATCAGTTTTGCAGATAAGAGTCAGAGTCTTGAACCTGGCAATTAA